The Cupriavidus necator N-1 DNA window TACCCACAGCTTCCACGACAGCTGCTGCACGCTGTTGTTCGACACGCGCAGCTGGGCGTCTTCGCGGAAGCCGTCTTCCTCGGTGCGGCGGCAGTCGCCGGCCAGGTCGATGTCGCGGCTGGCGATCGGAGCCGGGGGCGCGGGCCGTCCCAGCCCGCCCGGCAGCGGGATGCAGCCGGCCACCGCCGCGGCGAGCGCGGCCGCGGCCATCAGGCGCAGGGTCAGCGAGGAGCGTGCGGTCATGTTCATGCCTTGCCCGGACGGCGCAGGTGCCAGTCGGTCGCCTGCTGGAACGCGTGCGCGGTCTGCAGCAGGCGTGCTTCGTCGAAGTAGTTGCCGATCAGCTGCAGGCCCACCGGCATGCCGGCTTCGCCGAAGCCGCACGGCACGCTCATGCCGGGCAGGCCGGCCAGGCTGGTGGACAGCGTGAAGATGTCGGCCAGGTACATCTGCACCGGGTCCGAGGTCTTCTCGCCCAGCTTCCACGCCACCGTCGGCGCCACCGGCCCCATGATCACGTCGCACTGGGCGAAGGCGCGCTGGAAGTCGTCGGCGATGATGCGGCGGATCTTCTGCGCCTGCAGGTAGTAGGCGTCGTAGTAGCCGTGCGACAGCACATAGGTGCCGACCATGATGCGGCGCTTGACCTCGGCGCCGAAGCCTTCGGCGCGGCTCTTCTTGTACATGTCGAGCAGGTCGCGGTATTCGGCCGCGCGGTGGCCGTAGCGCACGCCGTCAAAGCGCGACAGGTTGGAAGAGGCCTCGGCCGGCGCGATCACGTAGTACACCGGGATCGACAGCTCGGTCTTGGGCAGCGTCACCTCGACCAGCGTGGCGCCCAGCTTTTCATACTCGGCCAGCGCGGCGCGCACGGCCTGCTCGACGTCGGCCGACAGGCCCTTGCCGAAGTATTCCTTCGGCAGGCCGATGCGCAGCCCGGCCAGCGGGCGCTCGGCGGTGGCGCCGGCGAGCGGCTGGCCCAGCAGCCGGGTGTAGTCCTCGTCCACGCCGCCCTGCGCGGGCGTGATGCTGGTGGAGTCCCTGGGGTCGAAGCCGGCCATGGCGTTGAGCAGCAGCGCGCAGTCTTCGGCGCTATGGGCCATCGGGCCGGCCTGATCCAGCGACGAGGCGAAGGCGATCATGCCGTAGCGCGACACGCGGCCGTAGGTCGGCTTGATGCCGGTGATACCCGAGAACGACGCCGGCTGGCGGATCGAGCCGCCGGTGTCGGTGCCGGTGGCGGCGGGGGCCAGGCCCGCAGCGACTGCTGCGGCCGAGCCGCCCGACGAGCCGCCGGGCACGCGGCTGGTGTCCCACGGGTTGCGCACCGGGCCGAAATGCGAGTTCTCGTTGGACGAGCCCATCGCGAACTCGTCCATATTGGTCTTGCCCAGCGTGACCATGCCGGCCGCGCCCATGCGCTCGACCACGGTGGCGTCGAACGGGCTTTCATAGTTGCCCAGCATCTTCGAGCCGGCGGTGGCACGCCAGCCACGCGTGACGAACACGTCCTTGTGCGCGATCGGCACGCCGGTCAGCGGCGCGGCCTCGCCGCGGGCGCGGCGTTCATCGGCGGCGCGCGCCTGGGCCAGGGTGCGCTCGGCATCGACGTGGATAAAGGCGTTGAGCGCGGCGGCCTGCTCGATGCGGGCCAGGTACTCGCGCGCGAGTTCCTCGGCGGAGACGGAGCGCGCGGCCAGCGCATCGGCAAGCTGGCGCAGGGAGGTCACGGAATCAGCGGAAAAGGGCATGACAGTCGGTTGGCATCAGGGGTAGCGTACTGGCGGGTGGCCGGCGGCGGACAGGCATGCACGGGTGCGTCGGGTCCGGGCCGGGCGGCGGTCATTCGATGACCTTGGGCACCAGGTACAGGCCGTCTTCGGTGGCCGGCGCGGGGCGCTGGTAGTCGGCCCGGCGGTCGGATTCGGTGACCACGTCCTCGCGCAGGCGCTGGACCATGTCGCGCACGGCAGACAGCGGGTGGGCCAGCGGCTCGATGCCGGTGGTGTCGACCGCCTGCATCTGCTCGACCAGCGAGAAAAAGTTGTTCAGCTGCGCAAGCGTCTGGGCGGCCTCGTCATCGCTGGTTTCGATGCGGGCCAGGTGGGCGATGCGCTTGACGTCGGATAGAGCGAGGGCCATGGCGTGGTGGTTCGGATGCTCGGATGCGGGGGGCGCGGGCTGCGCCGGCGGCTGGCTCATGGGGCGGCTGAGTCGCACGGCCCGTGGCCTGACCGGGGGCGCCGGAGTGGCGCCCCGGAGTCGTCGGAATTACAGGTATTTTCAGGCCGTAAACGCCCGAAGCAGCAGGAATTATAAGGTATCATTGCGAGTTACCGACCCTTGGCAACGCCCACGTCACATGGCCGCAAAGCGGCCGTTGGCCGGCACGCCTGCGCCTGGCATCCACAGGCGCCCGAAGGGCGAACCTGGGTCCTCTGATTAGGCCTCTGCAACCGGCCAGCGCATGTCGCATGTCAACGACATTGTGCGCCGGTGCCTGCACATTTCCGCGAACTTTTCCGCGGGGTCTAATCAAAGGTTCCCGTAGTGCCGGCGCGCACAGTGCGCCGGCGGTGCCGTTCCCAATCCCATCCCGGCCCGGGCAGGCCCCGTGCCGGACGGCGGGCGGACCGGGAAGCCGGGAACCATTCCGTATTCAACACAACGTATTTCGTGGCCGGACCGCCCGCGGTGCCGGCCGCTTCGCCTACCCGCGAACACCACCACAGACAGGATTCCTGATGTTCGGATTTCTCCGCAGCTACTTCTCCAACGACCTGGCGATCGACCTCGGCACCGCCAATACGCTGATCTACATGCGCGACAAGGGCATCGTGCTGGACGAGCCCTCGGTCGTCGCGATCCGCCAGGAAGGCGGCCCCAACGCCAAGAAAACCATCACGGCGGTGGGCAAGGAAGCCAAGCAGATGCTGGGCAAGGTGCCGGGCAATATCGAGGCGATCCGCCCGATGAAGGACGGCGTGATCGCCGACTTCACCGTCACCGAGCAGATGCTCAAGCAATTCATCAAGATGGTGCACGACAGCAAGCTGCTGCGTCCGAGCCCGCGCATCATCATCTGCGTGCCGTGCGGCTCGACCCAGGTCGAGCGCCGCGCCATCCGCGAATCGGCGCTGGGCGCCGGCGCCAGCCAGGTGTACCTGATCGAGGAGCCGATGTCGGCCGCGATCGGCGCCGGCCTGCCGGTGTCGGAGCCGTCGGGCTCGATGGTGGTGGATATCGGCGGCGGCACCACCGAGGTGGGCATCATCTCGCTGGGCGGCATGGTCTACAAGGGTTCGGTGCGCGTGGGCGGCGACAAGTTCGACGAGGCCATCGTCAACTACATCCGCCGCAACTACGGCA harbors:
- a CDS encoding rod shape-determining protein, with protein sequence MFGFLRSYFSNDLAIDLGTANTLIYMRDKGIVLDEPSVVAIRQEGGPNAKKTITAVGKEAKQMLGKVPGNIEAIRPMKDGVIADFTVTEQMLKQFIKMVHDSKLLRPSPRIIICVPCGSTQVERRAIRESALGAGASQVYLIEEPMSAAIGAGLPVSEPSGSMVVDIGGGTTEVGIISLGGMVYKGSVRVGGDKFDEAIVNYIRRNYGMLIGEQTAEAIKKEIGSAFPGSEVREMEVKGRNLSEGIPRAFTVSSNEILEALTDPLNQIVSAVKIALEQTPPELGADIAERGMMLTGGGALLRDLDRLLAEETGLPVLVAEDPLTCVVRGSGMALERMDKLGSIFSYE
- the gatC gene encoding Asp-tRNA(Asn)/Glu-tRNA(Gln) amidotransferase subunit GatC, with protein sequence MALALSDVKRIAHLARIETSDDEAAQTLAQLNNFFSLVEQMQAVDTTGIEPLAHPLSAVRDMVQRLREDVVTESDRRADYQRPAPATEDGLYLVPKVIE
- the gatA gene encoding Asp-tRNA(Asn)/Glu-tRNA(Gln) amidotransferase subunit GatA, with translation MPFSADSVTSLRQLADALAARSVSAEELAREYLARIEQAAALNAFIHVDAERTLAQARAADERRARGEAAPLTGVPIAHKDVFVTRGWRATAGSKMLGNYESPFDATVVERMGAAGMVTLGKTNMDEFAMGSSNENSHFGPVRNPWDTSRVPGGSSGGSAAAVAAGLAPAATGTDTGGSIRQPASFSGITGIKPTYGRVSRYGMIAFASSLDQAGPMAHSAEDCALLLNAMAGFDPRDSTSITPAQGGVDEDYTRLLGQPLAGATAERPLAGLRIGLPKEYFGKGLSADVEQAVRAALAEYEKLGATLVEVTLPKTELSIPVYYVIAPAEASSNLSRFDGVRYGHRAAEYRDLLDMYKKSRAEGFGAEVKRRIMVGTYVLSHGYYDAYYLQAQKIRRIIADDFQRAFAQCDVIMGPVAPTVAWKLGEKTSDPVQMYLADIFTLSTSLAGLPGMSVPCGFGEAGMPVGLQLIGNYFDEARLLQTAHAFQQATDWHLRRPGKA